A genomic region of Oryza glaberrima chromosome 1, OglaRS2, whole genome shotgun sequence contains the following coding sequences:
- the LOC127757038 gene encoding uncharacterized protein LOC127757038, translating into MECNRDDAIRSKEIAERKFNENDIAGAKRFALKAKTLFDSLEGIDNMISALDIHIRAQTKIEGENDLYGILDISASDDDEKIKKQYRKLALQTHPDKNKFSGAESAFKLIQDAWDVLSDKDKKRSYDQKRFGGSSRVYQNGFAENANATPGSTMSSMNGFFWQNSGRHPSYATDTFWTYCDSCQMSFQYSREYVNRNLACSFCQTEFVAVETPPPTAPVYYNVTNLMDTSSNMDDPQGTGVPYSSNKIFDPVLQPVFGSVGGAHASRYPVQQTCKPARKEEVAEVNVARREEATKRKHEQASSSLGSSSSAAKVIHRRKAVTKEMEAEKRRCINNKSKVSGQKNNTNKVVGKSTSSAADGDSGPQMHPAKRKSASSIGTSGTKRRKMPSDHNSGNARTSFGKVFLQLETEIPGLKMEKMKLQIRDKLEEFKSRRANVENKGNVHVSLEKKKTWKWKKPATLFVYTRRNRKEHRKEPGVDAIGAGSSHKHLDGKYSCLDQVPSSDEGSCVMPVPEADFYTFGDHPETSFQNGQIWAAYDEEDGMPRYYALIQKVLSRHPFKVRLAFLKAKDCSEFVTSNWISYGYSKTCGDFIVGTPKNTDQLNTFSHVVTWEKGPGGIIRIFPRKGDIWALYQNWSPEWNTCTPDDTIYKYDLVQVLDSYNPSAGISVMPIVKVPGFVSVFTPLLDPTKSRTIPKEEMLRFSHQVPFHVLTGEEAKNSPKGCYELDPGSTPKELLQVVPQSDGV; encoded by the coding sequence ATGGAGTGCAACAGAGATGATGCAATTCGATCAAAGgagattgctgaaaggaagttCAATGAGAATGATATCGCTGGTGCGAAGAGGTTTGCCTTGAAAGCAAAGACTCTTTTCGACTCGCTTGAAGGTATTGATAATATGATTTCTGCCTTGGATATCCACATAAGGGCACAGACGAAGATTGAAGGGGAGAATGATTTGTATGGAATATTAGATATATCGGCCTCTGATGACGATGAAAAGATCAAGAAGCAGTACAGGAAGTTGGCCTTACAAACTCATCCTGACAAGAATAAATTTTCTGGTGCTGAAAGTGCCTTCAAGCTCATCCAAGATGCTTGGGATGTTCTGTCTGATAAGGACAAGAAGAGATCATATGATCAGAAGAGGTTTGGTGGTTCCTCAAGAGTATATCAGAATGGCTTTGCGGAAAATGCTAATGCCACTCCTGGTTCCACTATGTCAAGTATGAATGGTTTCTTCTGGCAAAATTCTGGTAGGCACCCTTCTTATGCAACAGACACATTTTGGACATACTGTGATTCTTGTCAAATGAGTTTTCAGTACTCCAGGGAATACGTCAACCGAAATCTGGCATGTAGTTTCTGCCAAACAGAATTTGTTGCTGTTGAAACTCCACCCCCAACTGCTCCAGTTTACTATAATGTGACCAATTTAATGGACACTAGCAGTAATATGGATGACCCACAAGGAACAGGAGTACCTTATAGCAGCAACAAGATTTTTGATCCTGTGCTGCAGCCAGTTTTCGGTTCTGTAGGCGGTGCACATGCCTCTAGATATCCAGTTCAACAGACATGCAAGCCTGCTAGAAAGGAGGAGGTAGCTGAAGTTAATGTAGCAAGAAGAGAAGAGGCAACTAAAAGGAAACATGAACAAGCAAGTTCTTCCCTTGGATCATCAAGTTCAGCTGCAAAAGTCATCCACAGAAGAAAAGCAGTGACAAAGGAAATGGAAGCTGAAAAGAGGAGATGCATCAACAACAAAAGTAAAGTTTCTGGTCAAAAGAACAACACAAATAAAGTTGTTGGGAAGTCAACAAGTTCTGCCGCTGATGGTGATTCAGGTCCACAGATGCATccagcaaaaagaaaatctgCTTCTTCCATTGGAACATCAGGAACAAAGAGGCGCAAAATGCCTTCTGATCATAATTCTGGTAATGCTAGGACTAGCTTTGGAAAAGTGTTCCTGCAGTTGGAGACAGAGATCCCAGGCTTAAAAATGGAGAAGATGAAACTTCAAATTCGGGACAAACTAGAAGAATTCAAAAGTAGAAGGGCCAACGTAGAAAATAAAGGAAACGTGCATGtgagtttagaaaaaaagaagacatggaAGTGGAAGAAACCTGCAACGCTCTTTGTATACACAAGGAGAAACCGTAAGGAACACAGGAAAGAGCCTGGAGTGGATGCCATTGGTGCTGGTTCTTCTCACAAGCATTTGGATGGCAAATATAGTTGCTTGGATCAAGTGCCATCTTCTGATGAAGGATCTTGTGTAATGCCGGTCCCCGAAGCAGATTTCTACACTTTTGGTGATCATCCTGAAACTTCTTTTCAAAATGGCCAAATATGGGCTGCAtatgatgaagaagatggtaTGCCACGCTACTATGCTTTGATTCAGAAGGTGCTCTCGAGACATCCTTTTAAAGTTAGACTGGCTTTCCTCAAAGCAAAGGACTGCAGTGAATTTGTAACTTCAAATTGGATCTCATATGGTTACTCCAAGACCTGTGGTGATTTCATAGTTGGTACGCCAAAAAATACTGACCAACTGAATACATTTTCTCATGTTGTCACATGGGAGAAAGGCCCAGGTGGTATCATCAGAATTTTTCCCAGGAAAGGTGATATCTGGGCCCTATATCAGAACTGGTCTCCTGAATGGAATACATGTACACCTGATGATACCATATACAAGTATGACTTGGTCCAGGTTCTTGATAGCTACAACCCAAGTGCAGGCATTTCTGTCATGCCTATAGTGAAGGTTCCGGGGTTCGTTTCAGTGTTTACGCCCCTTCTTGACCCAACGAAAAGCAGGACAATTCCGAAGGAGGAGATGCTGCGATTTTCTCACCAGGTGCCATTCCATGTCCTTACTGGAGAAGAAGCTAAGAATTCTCCCAAGGGATGCTATGAATTGGATCCTGGTTCTACTCCGAAGGAACTTCTTCAAGTTGTTCCACAATCTGACGGCGTATAA
- the LOC127759985 gene encoding F-box only protein 6 — MGEVAALRQLVGEVQELWDLYGANSHPLPRWYLLDFEHGSIKDDHCRARTGYNSELLKIMEANQSPPRKRSRRDKNREKAPNSNSTEEMQQEIWSEFPGDLFETVVARLPVAAIFRFRTVCRNWYSMLGSESFSQQYSEVPQRLPWFYTITHENASNNVAMYDPSLKKWHHPSVPLAPAKIIIPVASAGGLVCLLDLSHRNFYICNPLTQSLKEIPRRSVQAWSRVAVGMVMNGGTSNEGYKVMWLGNDGNYEVYDSMKNMWSCPGTFPPSFKLPLALNFRSQPVAVGSMLYFMCAEPEGVLSYDVSTGIWRQFVIPLPLHLTDHTLAEFQGRVMLVGLLCKNAATCVCIWELQKMTLLWKEVDRMPNIWCLEFYGKHMKMTCLGNSGLLMLSLKAKRMNRLVTYNLLNKEWQKVPDCMLPCSRKKQWIACGTAFGPCPSALA, encoded by the exons atgggggaggtggcggcgctgcggcaGCTGGTCGGCGAGGTGCAGGAGCTCTGGGACCTCTACGGCGCCAACTCCCACCCCCTCCCAAG GTGGTATTTACTGGACTTTGAGCATGGTTCAATCAAAGATGATCATTGTAGAGCAAGGACTGGATACAACTCAGAATTACTAAAGATCATGGAAGCTAACCAATCTCCTCCTCGCAAGCGCTCACGGAGGGACAAAAACCGTGAGAAAGCAcccaactcaaactcaactgaaGAAATGCAACAGGAGATTTGGAGTGAGTTCCCTGGAGACCTTTTTGAAACCGTTGTTGCAAGACTTCCAGTTGCTGCAATTTTCCGATTTCGCACTGTTTGCCGGAATTGGTATTCTATGTTGGGCTCAGAAAGTTTCTCTCAGCAGTACTCAGAAGTTCCACAGAGGCTGCCATGGTTCTATACAATCACCCATGAGAATGCCAGCAACAATGTAGCGATGTATGACCCTTCGCTGAAAAAATGGCACCACCCATCAGTTCCCCTGGCTCCTGCAAAGATAATAATTCCAGTGGCATCTGCAGGTGGCCTTGTCTGTTTATTGGATCTTAGCCACAGGAACTTCTACATATGCAATCCGCTAACACAATCACTCAAGGAAATTCCGCGCAGGTCAGTCCAGGCATGGTCAAGAGTGGCAGTAGGGATGGTGATGAACGGAGGAACCTCTAATGAAGGTTACAAAGTAATGTGGTTAGGAAATGATGGGAATTATGAAGTCTATGATTCTATGAAGAATATGTGGTCTTGTCCAGGCACTTTTCCTCCAAGCTTCAAACTTCCGCTTGCTCTAAATTTTAGGTCACAGCCTGTGGCGGTTGGCAGCATGCTATACTTCATGTGTGCAGAACCAGAGGGTGTTTTGTCGTATGATGTAAGCACTGGGATATGGAGACAATTCGTCATCCCACTGCCACTTCATCTGACTGACCACACACTTGCCGAGTTCCAGGGAAGGGTTATGCTGGTGGGTCTGCTCTGCAAAAATGCAGCGACATGTGTCTGCATTTGGGAGTTGCAGAAGATGACTCTCCTCTGGAAGGAGGTGGACAGAATGCCAAATATCTGGTGCTTAGAATTCTACGGTAAGCACATGAAGATGACATGCCTGGGCAACAGTGGTTTGCTCATGCTCTCCTTGAAGGCGAAGCGGATGAACCGCCTCGTGACATACAACCTTTTGAACAAGGAGTGGCAGAAGGTTCCTGATTGCATGCTCCCATGCAGCCGCAAAAAGCAGTGGATAGCATGTGGCACAGCATTTGGTCCATGCCCCTCTGCCTTGGCCTGA